One Lytechinus pictus isolate F3 Inbred chromosome 12, Lp3.0, whole genome shotgun sequence genomic region harbors:
- the LOC129272622 gene encoding transient receptor potential cation channel subfamily V member 5-like, whose translation MGARKTKLATDDNDGNRKQVDDNSQDSFQLYSLVNLKGGGELVELTREAIKSKDWQPVEDKLRSDSVKRFLYNDGQGRDISIKELVNRRNQSRKEKVEIIGATSRQHSANTISPVSPATIRKVCWDLDQRGAVGETILHLCFLNATELHNELAKRIIKAYPLLVNDIFHTDLYQGESCLHFAIVNEDFPMVKFLVEHGANIDERACGTFFLPDDQKNTRKDTYDHEVIVVDNKTNYHGHTYFGEYPLSFAGCLEQDDILRYLWSKGADVNAQDSNGNTVLHMTILHNKRSQFTQAFELGASCSITNFQGYTPLCLAAELANTEFFESIIHLERQVSWKYGEVTCALYPLYNLDSIGVDGSVNEKSALFTIVNQSDIDHLGLMKGLMTKLLHEKWKTFGRFQFYLRMGLFVLYLMLLTTAFYMRPGKDRYARDVNITDEFGNTTVVQDWNRCYLLYTETVQDKVRLTFECLTLIGAVTFLYFAAREFHHLRKLYWNVLRNAPAKAMFLLSCCFVILACFGRIPPCAPYYEDVLIILCVLTACPYFLFFLRVYALVGPFIFMIYKMIQGDLLKFLLLYLIFFIGFSQAMHIVFLSSSGGETNFIDSAVNMFVMSLGEFGDVYEEFDRTRYPHMAKFLFFVYMVLVTLLLVNMLIAMMGNTFSTIANADYEWQRQWAKVVLVLEQSLSPEVRHSMQLMYSQPVWEGLPGRAMVQQTERETHDDREVQKARQRNSRNTRMKFIDGEWVPPPMNDQPRDSVLGTHQPPTDPKPPVTLVIPETKITSPDGDYV comes from the exons ATGGGAGCAAGGAAGACCAAGCTTGCAACGGATGACAACGACGGAAACCGGAAGCAGGTAGACGATAACAGTCAGGATAGCTTCCAACTCTATTCACTGGTGAATTTGAAGGGAGGAGGGGAGCTTGTCGAACTCACCCGAGAGGCAATCAAGTCCAAAGACTGGCAGCCAGTTGAAGacaaactaagaagtgactcg GTGAAGAGATTCTTGTACAACGATGGACAAGGCCGGGACATATCCATCAAGGAGCTTGTCAATCGCAGGAACCAAAGCAGGAAGGAGAAAGTTGAAATCATCGGAGCAACGTCAAGGCAACACAGTGCAAACACCATCAGTCCTGTTAGTCCTG CTACCATAAGGAAGGTTTGCTGGGACCTGGACCAGAGAGGGGCTGTTGGAGAGACTATCCTCCATCTTTGTTTCCTCAATGCTACTGAGCTTCATAACGAGCTAGCCAAGAGAATAATCAAGGCATACCCTCTCCTTGTGAATGACATCTTCCACACGGACCTCTACCAAG GTGAGAGCTGCCTTCACTTTGCCATCGTTAACGAGGACTTTCCCATGGTGAAGTTCTTGGTAGAGCATGGTGCCAACATCGATGAGAGGGCTTGTGGCACATTCTTTCTGCCTGATGATCAAAAGAACACAAGGAAAGACACCTACGATCATGAAGTTATTGTCGTGGATAACAAAACAAACTATCATGG ACATACCTACTTTGGAGAGTACCCTCTGAGCTTTGCAGGGTGTCTGGAACAAGATGACATCTTACGTTACCTCTGGAGCAAAGGAGCTGACGTGAATGCCCAGGATTCCAATGGGAATACTGTACTTCACATGACGATACTTCACAATAAGAGG TCTCAGTTCACCCAAGCCTTTGAGCTTGGAGCAAGCTGCAGTATCACCAATTTCCAGGGCTACACCCCTCTCTGCTTGGCAGCGGAGCTGGCAAATACAGAGTTCTTTGAGAGCATCATCCATCTAGAGCGTCAGGTCTCCTGGAAGTATGGGGAGGTGACGTGCGCCCTCTATCCTCTCTACAACCTCGACAGTATCGGAGTTGATGGGAGCGTCAATGAAAAGTCTGCTCTATTCACCATTGTCAATCAG tccgACATTGATCATCTCGGCCTAATGAAAGGTTTGATGACCAAATTGCTTCATGAAAAATGGAAAACATTTGGGCGGTTCCAATTCTACCTTCGCATGGGACTCTTCGTGCTCTACTTGATGCTCCTGACAACAGCATTTTATATGCGTCCAGGCaag GACCGTTATGCTAGAGATGTCAATATCACAGACGAATTCGGGAATACAACGGTTGTACAGGATTGGAATAGGTGTTATCTTCTCTACACAGAAACGGTGCAGGATAAG GTTCGTCTCACCTTTGAGTGCTTGACTTTGATCGGGGCCGTCACGTTTCTTTACTTTGCTGCAAGAGAGTTTCACCACTTGAGAAAGCTCTACTGGAATGTACTG CGCAACGCCCCAGCAAAGGCCATGTTCCTCTTATCTTGCTGCTTCGTAATCCTGGCGTGTTTCGGACGGATTCCACCCTGTGCTCCGTACTATGAAGATGTGCTTATCATCCTCTGTGTGCTCACAGCCTGTCCAtactttctcttcttcttgag GGTATATGCCCTGGTAGGTCCATTTATCTTCATGATATATAAGATGATACAAGGAGATCTGCTCaagtttcttcttctttatctcATCTTCTTCATTGGTTTCTCACAAG CAATGCATATTGTATTCCTCTCCTCCTCGGGGGGTGAAACTAACTTCATCGATTCAGCCGTCAACATGTTTGTCATGTCCCTTGGAGAGTTTGGAGATGTTTATGAGGAGTTTGATAGGACCCGTTACCCGCATATGGCTAAG TTCTTGTTCTTTGTCTACATGGTGCTTGTGACATTACTCCTAGTCAACATGCTTATTGCTATGATGGGCAACACCTTCAGTACAATTGCCAATGCTGATTATGAGTGGCAGAGACAG TGGGCTAAAGTTGTGCTGGTTCTAGAGCAGTCTCTATCCCCAGAGGTTCGGCACAGCATGCAACTGATGTACTCCCAACCCGTGTGGGAAGGGCTCCCTGGCAGGGCTATGGTACAACAAACAGAAAGAGAA ACCCATGACGACAGAGAAGTGCAGAAGGCCCGTCAGCGCAACAGTCGCAACACTCGGATGAAGTTTATTGATGGGGAATGGGTGCCGCCTCCCATGAATGACCAGCCTCGGGACAGTGTGTTGGGGACACACCAGCCGCCTACTGACCCCAAACCACCAGTGACCCTTGTTATCCCAGAAACAAAGATCACTTCGCCAGATGGGGATTATGTGTAA